In a genomic window of Gloeocapsopsis dulcis:
- a CDS encoding flavin prenyltransferase UbiX, producing the protein MRSKLNNLVSNHQQSIHQTTPKLPLILGVSGASGLIYAVRALKFLLAAEYAVELVASKSTYMVWQAEQNIRMPVEPLQQEQFWRQQAGVETQGKLYCHHWSNVGANIASGSYRTLGMVVIPCSMSTVAKLAAGLSSDLLERASDVQLKEGRKLVIVPRETPFSLIHLRNLTMLAEAGARIVPAIPAWYHKPQTIEDLVDFVVARALDQLDIDCIPIQRWQGCD; encoded by the coding sequence ATGAGGAGTAAACTCAATAATCTTGTGTCTAATCACCAGCAATCAATTCATCAAACCACGCCTAAATTGCCACTTATCTTAGGAGTTTCTGGAGCATCGGGGTTAATTTATGCCGTTCGTGCGCTCAAGTTTCTCTTAGCTGCTGAATACGCAGTCGAACTTGTTGCCTCTAAATCAACGTACATGGTTTGGCAAGCTGAGCAAAATATCCGAATGCCAGTGGAACCCTTGCAGCAAGAGCAGTTCTGGCGACAGCAAGCTGGTGTGGAAACACAAGGAAAACTCTACTGTCACCACTGGAGCAATGTAGGAGCCAATATTGCCAGCGGCTCCTACCGCACTCTTGGTATGGTTGTCATTCCCTGTAGTATGAGTACTGTAGCCAAACTTGCGGCTGGGCTGAGTTCAGACTTGCTTGAGCGGGCATCAGACGTACAACTAAAAGAAGGACGCAAACTGGTTATTGTGCCGCGTGAAACTCCTTTTAGCTTAATTCACTTAAGAAACTTAACGATGCTCGCTGAAGCTGGTGCAAGAATCGTTCCAGCAATTCCTGCTTGGTATCATAAACCACAAACAATTGAAGATTTAGTTGATTTTGTTGTTGCCCGTGCTTTGGATCAACTTGATATTGATTGTATTCCCATTCAGCGATGGCAGGGATGTGATTAA
- the argB gene encoding acetylglutamate kinase encodes MFNDSNYIRETEATRVRVLSEALPYIQQFAGRTVVVKYGGAAMKDSLLKDKVIRDIVFLSCVGLRPVVVHGGGPEINSWLDKLGIEPQFRNGLRVTDAATMDVVEMVLVGRVNKEIVSLINRAGGSAVGLCGKDGNLIKARPQGQEGIGFVGEVTSMDVNILEALVKNGYIPVVSSVAADETGQAYNINADTAAGELAAALGAEKLILLTDTPGILKEYQDPSSLLHKLDIQQARELIAQGVVSGGMIPKVNCCVRSLAQGVHAAHIIDGRIPHALLLEIFTDSGIGSMIVASEFMG; translated from the coding sequence ATGTTCAACGATAGCAATTACATTAGAGAAACCGAAGCTACCCGCGTCCGAGTGCTGAGCGAAGCACTACCTTATATTCAACAGTTTGCCGGAAGAACCGTTGTCGTAAAATACGGCGGTGCGGCGATGAAAGATAGTTTACTTAAAGATAAAGTTATTCGCGACATTGTATTTTTATCTTGTGTAGGACTACGACCAGTCGTTGTTCACGGTGGTGGACCAGAAATTAATAGCTGGTTAGATAAGTTGGGAATTGAGCCGCAGTTTAGAAATGGCTTGCGCGTCACGGATGCTGCGACAATGGATGTTGTGGAGATGGTATTGGTTGGTCGCGTTAATAAAGAAATTGTTTCTCTGATTAACCGTGCTGGTGGTTCTGCGGTTGGATTGTGCGGTAAAGATGGCAATTTAATCAAAGCACGTCCTCAAGGTCAAGAAGGTATTGGCTTTGTGGGGGAAGTCACTAGTATGGATGTGAACATTTTGGAGGCGCTAGTTAAAAACGGTTATATTCCTGTTGTGTCGAGTGTGGCAGCAGATGAAACAGGTCAAGCCTATAATATTAATGCCGATACTGCCGCCGGCGAACTGGCTGCCGCATTAGGTGCAGAAAAATTAATTTTACTAACCGATACGCCAGGAATTTTAAAAGAGTATCAAGATCCTTCTAGCTTGCTGCACAAACTAGATATTCAACAAGCGCGGGAACTAATCGCGCAAGGCGTTGTGAGCGGTGGAATGATTCCGAAAGTTAATTGTTGCGTGCGATCGCTCGCGCAAGGAGTCCATGCTGCCCATATTATCGATGGGAGAATTCCTCACGCTTTACTGCTAGAAATCTTTACCGACAGTGGTATTGGCTCAATGATTGTAGCCTCGGAGTTTATGGGGTGA
- a CDS encoding NB-ARC domain-containing protein → MHSKTKLVESQFTAAEELWNLEKLYIDLAKAKEKSLTAVEKSLLRGLLCGYSPAEIARIIYQNRSSSTVRVYLSNGLYKYIEEMLSFQTGDFVKIQNWSRVVQLLEKAGYRNLTAKANYESTPLPNQHLETVVTTPKQDWGEAIDAKIFYGRNQELRSLQQWIVADQCRVVALLGMGGVGKTALSVKIAEQVQEHFQYVIWRSLIHAPCIEDILEQLLQFFATESIHSAKDTHDKISQLLQYLRTFRCLIVLDGFEAILDTGDRSFKYIEGYQGYAELIRRLGESPHQSCLVFTSREQPSEIAAIQGTALPVRVLKLTGLSITEVASILKVKGLVNFSEEECHFLVDCYSGNPLFIKIAATVIQDVFANNIAKLRAQGNILFSEMREVIAQQLSRLSVLEEQVLYWLTLNPQSNLVSNLQREIPLDASNLEILEAIVFLQRRNIIDSHLSQLVQKKCFAAYITEYLSDRIYQSLRNHQDISIFRKGVIQNYLSTVVSLSNKTEVV, encoded by the coding sequence ATGCACTCTAAAACAAAGCTAGTAGAGTCCCAATTTACCGCAGCAGAAGAACTCTGGAATTTAGAAAAGCTGTATATAGATTTAGCCAAGGCAAAGGAAAAGTCCTTAACGGCTGTGGAAAAATCATTACTCAGAGGTTTACTTTGTGGCTATAGTCCAGCAGAGATAGCCAGGATTATTTATCAAAATCGTAGTAGCAGTACAGTCAGAGTTTATTTATCAAATGGATTATATAAGTATATAGAAGAAATGTTGAGTTTTCAAACAGGAGACTTCGTTAAGATCCAAAATTGGAGTCGCGTAGTTCAACTACTAGAAAAAGCTGGATATAGAAATTTGACTGCCAAGGCAAATTATGAATCTACCCCACTACCAAATCAACATTTAGAGACTGTCGTTACGACACCCAAACAAGATTGGGGCGAAGCAATTGATGCTAAGATTTTTTACGGACGAAATCAAGAACTGCGATCGCTACAGCAATGGATTGTCGCCGATCAGTGTCGCGTCGTTGCCCTGCTAGGCATGGGTGGTGTTGGTAAAACGGCTTTATCTGTCAAAATTGCCGAACAAGTCCAAGAACATTTTCAGTATGTTATTTGGCGATCGCTGATCCATGCACCATGCATAGAAGATATTTTAGAGCAACTGCTGCAGTTTTTTGCGACTGAGTCAATTCACTCTGCTAAAGACACCCACGACAAGATTTCGCAACTTTTGCAATATCTGCGCACTTTTCGCTGTTTGATCGTACTCGATGGTTTTGAGGCAATTCTTGACACTGGCGATCGCTCTTTTAAATATATCGAAGGCTATCAAGGCTACGCCGAGTTAATTCGACGTCTTGGAGAATCGCCACATCAAAGCTGCTTAGTTTTTACAAGCCGAGAACAGCCTAGCGAGATTGCAGCTATCCAGGGGACAGCCCTACCAGTGCGGGTATTAAAACTTACAGGACTTAGTATAACTGAGGTTGCTTCAATCTTAAAAGTTAAAGGACTTGTAAACTTCTCTGAAGAAGAATGCCACTTTCTTGTTGATTGCTACTCTGGTAATCCTTTATTTATTAAAATTGCTGCGACTGTAATTCAAGATGTATTTGCTAATAATATTGCTAAACTCAGAGCACAGGGTAATATTCTTTTTAGCGAGATGCGAGAAGTTATTGCTCAACAATTATCTCGGTTATCTGTGCTAGAAGAACAAGTCTTGTACTGGCTGACATTAAATCCTCAGTCTAATTTAGTCTCAAATTTACAACGCGAAATACCACTCGACGCTTCAAACTTAGAAATTTTGGAGGCAATTGTTTTTTTGCAACGACGAAATATTATCGATAGTCACCTATCTCAACTCGTTCAAAAAAAGTGCTTTGCAGCTTATATTACTGAATACCTAAGCGATCGCATTTATCAAAGCCTGAGAAATCATCAAGATATCTCTATTTTTAGAAAGGGAGTTATTCAAAATTATTTGAGTACTGTAGTCAGTTTAAGTAACAAAACTGAAGTTGTATAG
- a CDS encoding shikimate kinase, with translation MNKSSGQSNLLKGVNLYLVGMMGTGKTTVGRTLATKLGYKFVDTDEIITQVTQQSISQVFAASGESAFRQIETQVLARVCAYTHLAIATGGGIVLRRENWSYLHHGLIVWLDAPIELLYTRLNTDETRPLLQAGDLRTQLETILQQRQPLYSQADLRVDVTLEETPEQLATRILEAIPQVLKKAGEMPASQF, from the coding sequence GTGAACAAATCAAGTGGGCAAAGCAATTTATTGAAGGGAGTCAACTTGTACTTAGTTGGCATGATGGGTACTGGCAAAACAACCGTAGGGCGTACCTTAGCAACTAAACTCGGTTATAAATTTGTGGATACGGATGAGATTATTACTCAAGTAACACAGCAATCGATTAGCCAAGTGTTTGCGGCAAGTGGTGAATCAGCGTTTAGGCAGATAGAAACTCAAGTTTTAGCAAGAGTTTGTGCTTATACACATTTAGCGATCGCCACAGGTGGTGGTATTGTCTTACGGCGCGAAAATTGGAGTTATTTGCACCACGGTTTAATTGTCTGGCTTGATGCACCAATAGAATTGCTCTACACCCGCTTAAATACTGATGAAACTCGACCATTACTCCAAGCAGGTGACTTACGCACCCAGCTAGAAACTATCTTGCAACAGCGACAGCCACTTTATTCACAAGCTGATCTCCGAGTTGACGTGACCTTGGAAGAAACGCCAGAACAACTTGCTACACGAATATTAGAAGCAATTCCTCAAGTCTTGAAGAAGGCAGGCGAGATGCCTGCATCACAATTTTAA